In the genome of Ancylomarina subtilis, one region contains:
- a CDS encoding SDR family oxidoreductase gives MNILITGATGFIGTRLTLKLAEEGHCVHALYRSEEKAKAIAHPNVSLFKGDITDYRSIEKAVKSCEVIFHMAAYARVWAKDSDTFNRINVQGTVNVMDAAQKEGVRKIVFTSTAGVLGPSFAERVSENTERTTKYFSEYEMTKALAEEKMSEYIRKGLEIVVVNPTRVYGPGILSESNGVTKMIKLYFEGKFRWIPGNGKSIGNYVYVDDVVEGHILALEKGRSGERYILGGQNISYNSFFEQLAGLTGRKLRMIKLSLSLMLGTSYLFLLRTKILGTPPLITPNWVERFLHNWEVSSDKAIKELGYHITPLDIGLRKTLNWLKE, from the coding sequence ATGAATATTCTGATTACAGGAGCGACTGGTTTTATAGGAACAAGGCTAACACTAAAGTTAGCAGAGGAAGGGCATTGTGTGCATGCTTTATACCGCTCGGAAGAGAAAGCCAAAGCGATTGCACACCCAAATGTAAGCTTGTTTAAGGGGGATATTACTGATTATCGGTCTATTGAAAAGGCTGTGAAATCTTGCGAAGTGATATTTCATATGGCTGCTTATGCCAGAGTTTGGGCGAAAGATTCCGATACTTTTAACAGGATCAACGTTCAGGGAACAGTAAACGTAATGGATGCAGCCCAAAAGGAAGGTGTTCGAAAAATTGTTTTCACCTCTACAGCAGGGGTTTTGGGACCCTCTTTCGCTGAACGAGTATCGGAGAATACAGAAAGAACAACCAAGTATTTCAGTGAGTATGAAATGACCAAAGCACTGGCAGAAGAAAAGATGTCGGAATATATTCGTAAGGGGCTCGAAATTGTCGTTGTTAATCCAACCCGCGTTTACGGACCGGGAATATTAAGTGAGAGCAACGGGGTAACAAAGATGATCAAGCTGTATTTCGAGGGGAAATTCAGATGGATTCCAGGAAATGGGAAAAGCATAGGTAATTACGTTTATGTGGATGATGTTGTGGAGGGGCATATTCTGGCTCTTGAAAAAGGGAGGTCAGGCGAGAGGTATATTCTGGGGGGTCAGAACATTTCCTATAACAGTTTTTTTGAACAGTTAGCCGGGCTCACCGGACGAAAACTCAGGATGATTAAACTGTCTCTTTCTTTGATGCTAGGTACTTCTTATTTGTTTTTGTTAAGGACAAAAATATTGGGTACTCCGCCACTTATTACACCAAACTGGGTGGAAAGATTTCTTCACAATTGGGAGGTTTCGAGTGATAAGGCTATTAAAGAACTCGGCTATCATATAACTCCGCTGGATATTGGCTTAAGAAAAACTCTGAACTGGTTGAAAGAGTAG
- a CDS encoding OsmC family protein, whose amino-acid sequence MKVSIERINEDYLMEAKGASGVPVLMDNSTIENVQGASPMELLLMGVGGCSAIDIINILKKQRQVIKSYKVEIEGETREIGEAKPFKAMILKIYLEGDMPAEKVIRAAALSFEKYCSVSITLQTSVEINYQLFLNGEHIN is encoded by the coding sequence ATGAAAGTAAGTATTGAAAGAATAAACGAGGACTATTTAATGGAAGCCAAAGGGGCTAGTGGTGTGCCCGTTTTGATGGATAATTCCACAATTGAGAATGTTCAGGGAGCCAGTCCAATGGAACTCCTGCTAATGGGCGTTGGCGGTTGTTCTGCCATTGATATCATCAACATCCTGAAAAAACAACGCCAGGTTATCAAATCCTATAAAGTTGAAATAGAGGGCGAAACCCGGGAAATTGGAGAAGCCAAACCTTTTAAAGCCATGATTCTTAAAATCTATTTGGAAGGTGATATGCCTGCCGAAAAAGTCATACGTGCAGCAGCCCTGAGCTTTGAAAAATATTGCTCAGTTTCAATCACCTTGCAAACTTCTGTGGAGATCAATTATCAACTCTTTTTGAATGGGGAACACATTAATTAG
- a CDS encoding cysteine hydrolase family protein — protein sequence MKLRESKPALLLIDFQKGFDDEAYWGGNRNNRDAEEKAAQILSVWRKLDLPIYHIIHSSQDPKSRLHQSHAGFEICDQLKPMAGEPLIIKNVNSAFIGTDLKERLEKKGITNLVIVGLTTNHCISTTTRMAGNYGYETLLIEDATATFDRMGIKGEKYPAEMIHQISLCNLKDEFATIINTAQLLKTI from the coding sequence ATGAAGTTAAGAGAAAGTAAACCCGCTCTATTATTAATTGATTTTCAGAAAGGTTTTGATGATGAAGCCTATTGGGGTGGAAACAGAAACAATAGAGATGCAGAAGAAAAAGCAGCTCAAATACTTTCGGTATGGCGAAAATTAGATCTTCCCATCTATCACATTATTCATAGCTCGCAAGATCCCAAATCCCGATTACATCAATCGCATGCAGGATTCGAAATCTGTGATCAGCTTAAGCCTATGGCTGGTGAGCCCCTCATCATTAAAAATGTAAACTCAGCCTTTATCGGTACTGATTTAAAAGAAAGACTTGAGAAAAAGGGAATCACAAATTTGGTGATTGTGGGCCTGACAACCAACCATTGCATATCAACAACAACCCGAATGGCTGGAAATTATGGCTATGAAACCCTTCTTATTGAAGATGCCACAGCTACATTTGATCGGATGGGTATAAAGGGTGAAAAATACCCGGCAGAGATGATTCACCAAATTTCGCTTTGCAATTTAAAAGACGAATTCGCAACGATAATCAACACTGCGCAACTGCTTAAAACAATATAA
- a CDS encoding LysR family transcriptional regulator, with protein sequence MSNQIEFRHYKYFLALAKDLHFRKAAERLYISQPGLSRQIKQMENDLGISLFERHNRKVELTKAGLYLQKELTNTFKRLDDVIAHAKLLNDGLDGNLRLAYVGSAMQKIIPDLLLKYKSKHPRVLFNLNEMDNNKQIQALLNQEIDVGFVRMERVPRGISIQSVFEDSFSLVLPKDHSLNESNFKNLSQLKDEPFILFDSSYSESYHEKMMQIFDQSQFTPLISHYTVNASSIFRLVENKFGVAIVPTSLKLGYDMGIKFIELNDIPQRTTLKMVWNNMNTNPVLDNLINTLIPEKK encoded by the coding sequence ATGAGTAATCAAATAGAATTTCGACATTATAAATATTTTCTGGCTTTAGCCAAGGATTTGCATTTTAGAAAGGCTGCAGAACGCCTTTACATTTCGCAACCAGGCTTAAGTCGTCAGATCAAACAGATGGAAAATGACTTGGGCATTAGCTTGTTTGAACGACATAACCGGAAAGTTGAACTGACTAAAGCAGGTTTGTATCTTCAGAAAGAACTCACCAATACTTTTAAAAGACTGGATGATGTTATTGCACACGCCAAATTATTAAATGACGGGTTGGATGGAAACCTTAGACTGGCTTATGTGGGCTCTGCTATGCAAAAGATTATTCCCGATCTGCTTCTAAAATACAAAAGCAAACATCCTCGGGTTCTTTTCAATTTAAACGAAATGGACAATAACAAACAGATTCAAGCCCTATTGAATCAGGAAATCGATGTGGGTTTCGTCAGAATGGAGCGCGTCCCAAGAGGTATAAGTATTCAATCGGTTTTCGAAGATTCCTTTTCTCTGGTACTTCCCAAGGATCATTCTCTAAACGAATCGAACTTTAAAAATTTAAGTCAACTCAAAGATGAACCCTTTATTCTTTTTGATTCTTCTTATAGTGAATCTTATCACGAAAAAATGATGCAGATATTCGATCAGAGTCAGTTCACGCCTCTAATTTCACATTATACGGTTAATGCCAGTTCCATTTTCAGACTGGTTGAAAACAAATTTGGAGTGGCCATCGTTCCCACATCTCTGAAATTGGGCTACGATATGGGAATTAAATTCATCGAATTGAATGACATCCCACAACGCACAACTTTAAAAATGGTTTGGAATAATATGAATACGAATCCGGTTCTTGATAATCTGATTAATACCCTTATACCAGAAAAGAAATAA
- a CDS encoding urocanate hydratase: MTFQEQILQGIPAELPVKKAYPKDANRAPKRKDILSVEEKQLAIRNALRYFPKPWHKELATEFAQELLDYGRIYMYRFKPDYKIYARPIEEYPAQSQQAAGIMMMMQNNLDPAVAQHPEELITYGGNGAVFQNWAQYLLTMQYLATMTDEQTLHMYSGHPMGLFPSSKGAPRVIVTNGLVIPNYSSPDHWEKFNALGVSQYGQMTAGSFMYIGPQGIVHGTTITVMNAFRKILKKGETPAGKIFLTAGLGGMSGAQPKAGNIAGCITIAAEVNPKAATKRHEQGWVDILIDSMDELIARVKQAQEAKEVVSIAFIGNVVDVWERFDQEDIFIHVGSDQTSLHIPWTGGYYPVDTSYEESNRLIREEPEVFKEKVQATLRRHAAAVNNHTAKGTYFFDYGNAFLLEASRAGADIMAENGIDFRYKSYVQDILGPMCFDYGFGPFRWVCASGKPEDLDMTDEIAMQVLTEIKENSPEEIQLQMQDNITWIKEAKQNKMVVGSQARILYADAEGRSKIAEAFNNAIAAGKIGPVVLGRDHHDVSGTDSPYRETSNIYDGSKFTADMSIHNVIGDSFRGATWVSIHNGGGVGWGEVMNGGFGMLLDGTPEADARLKSMLFYDVNNGIARRSWARNDEAMFAIKREMERRPDLKVTLPNLVEDDLLADLF; this comes from the coding sequence ATGACGTTTCAAGAACAAATCTTACAAGGGATTCCAGCAGAATTACCTGTAAAGAAAGCTTATCCAAAGGATGCCAACCGTGCACCTAAGAGAAAAGATATTTTATCTGTTGAAGAAAAGCAATTGGCTATACGCAATGCCTTGCGTTATTTTCCAAAGCCCTGGCATAAGGAGTTAGCCACTGAATTTGCTCAGGAATTATTGGATTATGGTCGTATTTATATGTACCGTTTCAAGCCTGATTATAAAATTTATGCTCGTCCAATCGAAGAGTATCCTGCTCAGTCGCAGCAGGCTGCCGGTATCATGATGATGATGCAAAACAACCTGGATCCGGCTGTTGCTCAGCATCCTGAAGAGTTGATTACCTATGGTGGAAACGGTGCTGTATTCCAAAACTGGGCGCAGTATTTGCTAACCATGCAGTATTTGGCAACCATGACTGACGAGCAAACACTTCATATGTATTCCGGTCACCCAATGGGATTATTTCCATCATCAAAAGGGGCACCTCGTGTGATTGTAACCAATGGTTTGGTTATTCCGAATTACTCGTCACCTGATCATTGGGAAAAATTTAATGCATTAGGTGTATCTCAGTATGGACAGATGACTGCAGGTTCTTTCATGTATATCGGTCCACAGGGGATTGTTCACGGAACAACCATTACAGTAATGAATGCTTTCCGTAAAATCTTGAAAAAAGGAGAGACGCCTGCTGGAAAGATTTTCCTAACAGCTGGTTTGGGTGGTATGAGTGGTGCTCAGCCAAAGGCCGGTAATATTGCAGGTTGTATCACCATTGCTGCAGAAGTAAACCCTAAGGCTGCGACTAAGCGTCATGAGCAAGGATGGGTTGATATCCTAATCGACTCTATGGACGAGCTGATTGCTCGTGTAAAACAAGCTCAGGAAGCTAAAGAAGTTGTTTCAATAGCCTTTATTGGTAATGTGGTTGATGTTTGGGAGCGTTTTGATCAGGAAGATATCTTTATTCATGTGGGTTCCGATCAGACTTCACTTCATATTCCATGGACAGGCGGTTACTATCCTGTAGATACCTCTTATGAAGAATCAAACCGATTGATTCGTGAAGAGCCGGAAGTGTTTAAAGAGAAAGTACAGGCAACCTTACGTCGTCATGCGGCTGCGGTGAATAATCACACTGCTAAAGGCACATATTTCTTCGATTACGGAAATGCTTTCTTATTGGAAGCTTCACGTGCAGGTGCTGATATCATGGCAGAAAATGGCATTGATTTCAGATATAAATCATACGTTCAGGATATTTTAGGCCCAATGTGTTTCGATTATGGTTTCGGACCATTCCGTTGGGTATGTGCTTCGGGTAAGCCTGAGGATTTGGACATGACTGATGAAATTGCAATGCAGGTTCTAACAGAAATCAAAGAGAATTCTCCTGAAGAGATTCAGTTGCAGATGCAGGATAATATCACTTGGATTAAAGAAGCAAAACAAAACAAGATGGTTGTGGGATCTCAGGCTCGTATTTTATATGCCGATGCCGAAGGACGCTCGAAAATTGCTGAAGCCTTTAATAATGCCATTGCTGCCGGTAAGATTGGACCTGTTGTATTGGGTCGTGATCATCACGATGTGAGTGGAACTGACTCGCCATACCGTGAAACATCAAACATTTACGATGGTTCTAAGTTTACAGCTGATATGTCGATTCACAATGTGATTGGTGACAGCTTTAGAGGCGCAACCTGGGTATCTATCCACAATGGTGGTGGTGTAGGTTGGGGCGAAGTCATGAACGGTGGTTTCGGTATGTTACTTGACGGAACACCAGAAGCGGATGCCCGTCTTAAAAGCATGTTGTTTTACGATGTAAACAATGGTATTGCCCGTCGTTCATGGGCGAGAAACGATGAGGCCATGTTCGCTATCAAGCGTGAGATGGAACGTCGTCCTGACCTAAAGGTGACTTTGCCTAACCTTGTTGAAGATGATTTGTTAGCTGATCTTTTTTAA
- a CDS encoding TldD/PmbA family protein yields MNNEFSRREFIRTGSVSLAGMAILPSFLSLGCNRITEQSGLEEYYAHFNVDREMLQKVMAEALSRGGDYCDLYFEHSLSNNVGLQDKQVNSAGSNIDYGVGVRVLKGDQTGYAFSEEITLDAMKKVAKTAASIANENKKFPPINLQERVHPEFCKIKTSWEDVSIKQKIPYLQKLNDKVFSLDDKVAKVQVYLNDSSSYILFANSEGVVSFDYRPMVSFIAVCVMEKGDRREDFFASRSMRIGYEYINEELLDEIANEVVEGANKQFEAVKPKAGQMEVVLAAGGSGILLHEAMGHAFEADFNRKGTSIFSDKMGQKVGEDFVNIIDDGTNPNYRGTLNIDDEGILTQKTKMVENGVLTSYLHDRISAKHYNVAPTGNGRRESFRYAPIPRMRNTYMEAGPHSREDIISSVKDGIYVDTFTNGQVQIGAGDFTFYVKSGYLIENGKLTQPIKDVNLIGNGPEALRQISMVGNDLKIDCGTGTCGKGGQGVPVSMGLPTVKVTQLTVGGTNA; encoded by the coding sequence ATGAACAATGAATTTTCAAGAAGAGAGTTTATCCGAACAGGATCTGTCTCTCTTGCGGGAATGGCAATTTTACCCTCATTCTTAAGTCTGGGATGTAATCGTATTACTGAACAATCGGGCTTAGAGGAGTATTACGCTCATTTTAATGTTGACAGAGAAATGCTGCAAAAAGTTATGGCTGAAGCCTTATCAAGAGGAGGAGATTATTGTGATCTGTATTTCGAACATTCTCTTTCAAACAATGTTGGGCTTCAGGATAAGCAAGTAAATAGTGCTGGATCCAACATTGACTATGGTGTAGGAGTACGTGTATTGAAAGGAGATCAGACCGGTTATGCTTTCTCAGAAGAGATTACTTTAGATGCTATGAAGAAAGTAGCAAAAACTGCAGCTAGTATTGCAAATGAAAACAAAAAGTTTCCACCTATTAATTTGCAGGAAAGGGTACATCCTGAGTTCTGTAAGATTAAAACGTCCTGGGAGGATGTATCCATCAAACAAAAAATCCCATATCTCCAAAAATTGAACGATAAGGTTTTCAGTTTGGATGATAAAGTAGCTAAGGTTCAGGTTTATCTGAACGATAGTTCTTCATATATTCTTTTTGCGAATTCAGAAGGTGTGGTCAGTTTTGATTATCGCCCTATGGTTAGTTTTATTGCTGTTTGTGTGATGGAAAAAGGTGATAGACGAGAAGATTTCTTTGCATCACGTTCCATGAGAATAGGCTATGAATATATAAATGAAGAACTTTTGGATGAAATAGCGAATGAAGTGGTAGAGGGCGCCAATAAACAATTTGAAGCTGTAAAACCCAAAGCAGGTCAGATGGAAGTTGTTTTAGCTGCAGGCGGATCTGGTATTTTATTGCACGAGGCTATGGGTCATGCCTTTGAAGCTGATTTTAATCGCAAGGGAACATCAATCTTTAGTGATAAAATGGGGCAAAAGGTTGGAGAAGACTTTGTGAACATCATTGATGATGGAACAAATCCAAATTATAGGGGAACTCTGAATATTGATGACGAGGGAATCCTTACCCAAAAAACAAAGATGGTGGAAAATGGTGTGTTAACCAGTTATCTGCACGATAGAATTAGTGCAAAACATTATAATGTGGCGCCAACAGGAAATGGGCGTCGTGAGTCCTTCCGATATGCACCAATTCCTCGTATGAGGAATACATACATGGAAGCTGGCCCTCACAGCAGAGAAGATATTATTTCAAGTGTAAAGGATGGTATCTATGTCGACACATTTACGAACGGACAAGTTCAAATTGGAGCCGGTGATTTTACGTTCTATGTGAAATCGGGTTATTTAATTGAAAATGGTAAACTGACCCAACCGATAAAAGATGTCAATCTGATTGGTAATGGGCCTGAAGCTCTTCGCCAAATCTCAATGGTAGGTAATGATTTGAAAATTGATTGTGGTACAGGAACCTGTGGTAAGGGAGGACAAGGTGTCCCCGTTTCTATGGGATTGCCAACAGTTAAAGTAACACAGCTAACTGTTGGTGGTACGAATGCTTAA
- a CDS encoding TldD/PmbA family protein, with the protein MKDNKKMELAQWASKYAKENGAKEVSVSVSDSKESEVEVRKQKIEKIQESIQSGLSLKLYVNGKYSTHSTNRLDKNDLEKFIKEAILGTNYLAEDQYRSLPDRHLCYDGTEKDLKLFDSRYDSIDPRQKIDLAMQVEAETTGMDERIISVSGSYNDGSYRSYLVLSNGVEGFKESTSYSVSASASINGGDSRPSDYHYKTARFWDQLSGEGVGKYAVERALRKIGAKTIKSGKMQMLIENRSVGRVLSSLLQPMYAYNIQQKRSFLDGKIGHKIASDLLSITDNPFIESGRNSRLYDRDGLAARKMTVIENGILQTYYIGDYYGKKLDMEPTSSSASNLIFEPGDKDLSALTKEMNEGILVTGFNGGNSNSATGDFSVGVEGFYVKKGEMLHPVSGMNISGNHKEIWNNLVAIGNDPLTDRGWQTPSMMFEGIGFSGL; encoded by the coding sequence ATGAAAGACAATAAAAAAATGGAATTGGCCCAATGGGCTTCCAAATATGCCAAAGAAAATGGCGCAAAAGAAGTTTCAGTTTCGGTTTCTGATTCTAAGGAATCGGAAGTAGAAGTCAGAAAGCAAAAAATAGAAAAAATACAGGAATCAATCCAAAGTGGATTAAGCCTTAAGCTTTATGTGAACGGAAAATACTCGACACATTCCACGAATCGACTTGACAAGAATGATCTTGAGAAATTTATCAAGGAGGCTATCCTGGGAACGAATTATTTAGCTGAAGATCAATACCGTTCTTTACCCGATCGTCATCTTTGTTATGATGGGACCGAAAAGGATTTGAAACTTTTTGATTCGCGTTATGATTCAATTGATCCTCGTCAGAAAATTGATTTGGCAATGCAAGTTGAGGCTGAAACAACAGGTATGGATGAACGAATTATTAGCGTTAGCGGATCTTATAATGATGGATCTTACCGTAGTTATTTAGTGTTGAGTAATGGTGTTGAGGGTTTCAAAGAATCAACATCATATTCTGTTAGCGCAAGCGCATCTATAAATGGTGGAGATAGTCGTCCAAGTGATTATCATTATAAAACCGCAAGATTTTGGGATCAATTATCAGGAGAAGGTGTTGGGAAATATGCCGTTGAAAGAGCTTTAAGGAAAATTGGAGCCAAAACAATTAAGTCGGGAAAAATGCAAATGCTGATTGAAAATAGATCAGTAGGCCGTGTACTGAGTTCTCTTCTTCAACCGATGTATGCTTATAATATTCAGCAAAAAAGATCCTTTTTAGATGGAAAGATTGGTCATAAAATTGCTTCTGATTTATTGAGTATTACCGATAATCCATTTATTGAATCAGGACGCAATTCGCGATTGTATGATAGGGATGGTTTGGCTGCTCGTAAAATGACGGTCATAGAGAATGGTATACTTCAAACTTATTATATTGGTGATTATTACGGTAAGAAGTTAGATATGGAACCAACTTCAAGCTCGGCATCTAATCTGATTTTTGAACCGGGAGATAAAGACTTATCAGCCTTGACCAAAGAGATGAATGAAGGTATTTTGGTAACGGGTTTTAACGGAGGTAATTCAAATTCTGCAACGGGTGATTTCTCGGTTGGCGTAGAGGGGTTTTATGTTAAAAAAGGAGAAATGCTTCATCCTGTATCGGGTATGAACATTTCCGGAAATCACAAAGAAATTTGGAATAATCTAGTTGCCATTGGTAACGATCCATTAACAGATCGTGGCTGGCAAACACCAAGCATGATGTTTGAAGGTATTGGTTTCAGTGGATTATAA
- a CDS encoding DEAD/DEAH box helicase yields MNRFGNKLAEDVLVDGYFKELNEKIILLYSNSLFGQGNNIELTNKEFSDILRFIDILSNSTESIARNKAYSIISLLYDSYKDDERYLRVAYAVFIKLGLFASSDLLKDKAELPFDRELEKNIKLESHITPDGKKLFTDSQYDLFTKMFSANCFSFSGPTSMGKSFLIQKFIEKQIIDKKVKILVVIVPSRALITQFSQELHAEFGDLLKDNNFKIYTNSNVVKSINVEAEENNIFVLTPERLHSYLSQNGSPSIDILFVDEAHKLTSNDDRAITEYSAIDIALKKFPKMRVFFASPNIANPETFLKLFHLSESNSYSTIETPVSQNFYLIDTSKSSVKYNEGGNYIELSKINKKYCSDILNSIYKIGESRDSNLIYCNSPRLVVDNAKEFYDILEDVEQCDEIKRARRIIKDYIHDEYYLRKFLKKGVAYHHGKLPQAVRNIVEDLFRKRKIKFLFSTSTLLEGVNMPIRNIFIIPGKERFKTAKDANNINNSSKSINFWNLAGRAGRFMKEFSGNVFCYINSENTVSLDILKKEQTKATPIVLTRVQKNLKAIEEVLKNGIKDTKKEQKILEYIANIITIDTMRFDNYNESFLLREFVKLNHDKIIELAKKNADKVKDVPLSVLTSYKSLSLKIQREIYYKIKDNPTQFKLPQVGYDNILSQLENFQEWYEWKINEKGFCSSNGNPNARLKYWAFLMNKWISDTPLNLIINERLERKHERGEDIWLTRDPKSSVLFDIDNPLHINIEINSLLEDIESSLRFKLERYFNHYHQLLVHFLGEEKAGINWATYLEYGTRHSIVIGLQNIGLSRHTANTIFKHFKKHLIIENDLLSGYNKGQLLKDMKRDKKKYYVEIDEVSKLA; encoded by the coding sequence ATGAACAGATTTGGTAATAAATTAGCTGAAGATGTTTTAGTTGATGGTTATTTTAAGGAATTAAATGAAAAAATAATTTTGCTTTATTCCAATTCCTTATTTGGACAAGGAAATAATATAGAACTTACAAATAAGGAATTTTCAGACATATTAAGATTTATTGATATATTATCCAATTCAACGGAATCAATAGCAAGAAATAAAGCTTATTCAATCATTAGTCTTTTATATGATTCTTATAAAGATGACGAGAGATACTTAAGGGTTGCATATGCTGTTTTTATAAAACTTGGTTTGTTTGCTTCTAGTGACTTATTAAAAGATAAAGCAGAACTACCTTTTGATCGTGAACTAGAAAAGAATATAAAACTTGAGAGCCATATAACACCAGATGGGAAAAAATTATTTACAGATTCCCAGTATGATTTGTTTACAAAAATGTTTTCGGCTAATTGTTTCAGTTTTTCAGGCCCAACTTCAATGGGAAAATCATTTTTGATACAAAAATTTATTGAAAAACAAATAATTGACAAAAAAGTAAAAATTTTGGTAGTTATTGTTCCAAGTAGAGCGTTAATTACTCAATTTTCTCAAGAACTTCATGCGGAATTTGGGGATCTCTTAAAGGATAATAATTTTAAGATTTATACAAACTCCAATGTAGTCAAGAGTATTAATGTTGAAGCTGAAGAGAATAATATATTTGTTTTAACTCCAGAACGATTACATAGTTACCTTTCTCAAAATGGTAGTCCTTCGATTGATATTTTGTTCGTTGATGAAGCCCATAAATTGACAAGCAATGATGATAGGGCAATTACAGAATACTCAGCAATTGATATTGCATTGAAGAAATTTCCAAAAATGAGAGTGTTTTTTGCATCACCAAATATTGCAAATCCAGAAACATTTTTAAAACTATTTCACTTGTCAGAATCAAATAGTTATTCTACTATTGAGACTCCTGTATCGCAAAATTTTTATTTAATTGATACATCAAAATCAAGTGTGAAGTACAATGAAGGGGGTAACTATATAGAATTATCAAAAATTAATAAGAAGTATTGCTCTGATATTCTAAATTCAATCTATAAAATTGGAGAATCTAGAGATTCAAATTTAATTTATTGTAATAGTCCTAGATTAGTCGTGGATAATGCAAAGGAATTCTATGATATTCTTGAAGATGTTGAGCAATGTGATGAAATTAAAAGAGCAAGACGGATTATTAAAGATTATATTCATGATGAGTATTATTTGCGAAAATTCTTAAAAAAGGGAGTGGCTTATCATCATGGAAAATTGCCGCAAGCTGTGCGCAATATAGTTGAAGATTTATTTAGAAAAAGAAAAATCAAATTTTTATTCTCTACTTCAACTTTGTTGGAAGGTGTAAATATGCCTATTAGAAATATATTTATTATTCCTGGGAAGGAAAGATTTAAAACAGCTAAGGATGCCAATAATATTAATAATTCTTCAAAGTCTATTAATTTTTGGAACTTAGCTGGTCGAGCAGGTCGTTTTATGAAGGAATTTTCAGGAAACGTTTTTTGTTACATCAATTCAGAAAATACTGTCAGTTTAGATATATTAAAAAAAGAACAAACAAAAGCTACTCCAATAGTTTTAACTAGAGTACAGAAAAATCTTAAAGCAATTGAGGAAGTTTTAAAAAATGGTATCAAGGACACTAAAAAAGAACAAAAAATATTAGAGTATATAGCTAATATAATCACCATTGATACAATGAGATTTGATAATTATAATGAAAGTTTTTTGTTAAGAGAGTTTGTCAAATTAAATCATGATAAGATTATAGAATTAGCTAAGAAAAATGCGGATAAGGTAAAAGATGTACCTCTATCCGTATTGACTTCGTACAAATCATTAAGTCTCAAAATCCAAAGAGAGATTTATTATAAAATTAAAGACAATCCAACTCAATTTAAATTACCTCAAGTTGGTTACGACAATATTCTTAGTCAACTAGAGAACTTTCAAGAATGGTATGAATGGAAAATCAATGAAAAAGGATTCTGTTCATCTAATGGTAACCCCAATGCAAGATTAAAATATTGGGCTTTTTTAATGAATAAGTGGATATCTGATACTCCCTTAAATCTAATCATAAATGAAAGGCTTGAAAGAAAGCATGAACGAGGTGAAGATATATGGCTAACAAGAGATCCAAAATCATCTGTTTTATTTGATATTGATAACCCTTTGCATATTAATATTGAGATTAACTCACTTTTGGAAGATATTGAATCAAGTTTAAGATTTAAACTTGAAAGATATTTTAACCATTATCATCAATTGTTAGTGCATTTTTTAGGAGAAGAAAAGGCAGGAATAAACTGGGCTACATATTTAGAATATGGAACTAGGCATTCTATTGTGATAGGGCTACAAAATATTGGATTATCAAGACATACGGCAAATACCATATTTAAACATTTTAAAAAACACCTTATCATAGAAAATGATTTATTATCTGGATACAACAAAGGACAATTGTTAAAAGATATGAAGCGAGATAAAAAGAAGTATTATGTAGAAATAGATGAGGTTAGTAAGTTGGCGTAA